The following proteins come from a genomic window of Diceros bicornis minor isolate mBicDic1 chromosome 4, mDicBic1.mat.cur, whole genome shotgun sequence:
- the CRCT1 gene encoding cysteine-rich C-terminal protein 1 yields the protein MSSQPTAASAKSFSKGSSQGPAPCPAPAPSDSSSCCGCCGDSGCCGDSGCCGDSDCCGSSSTSCCCFPSRRRRQRRSCCGCCGGGSQRSQASSRSGCCGGC from the coding sequence ATGTCCTCCCAGCCGACCGCAGCTTCCGCCAAAAGCTTTTCCAAGGGGTCTTCCCAGGGCCCCGCTCCGTGTCCCGCCCCGGCGCCCTCTGACTCGTCCTCCTGCTGCGGCTGCTGCGGCGACTCGGGCTGCTGCGGCGACTCGGGCTGCTGCGGCGACTCGGACTGCTGCGGCTCCAGTTCCACCAGCTGCTGCTGCTTTCCCTCGAGGCGCCGCCGGCAGCGCAGGAGCTGCTGCGGCTGCTGCGGCGGCGGCAGCCAGCGATCCCAGGCCTCCAGCCGGTCCGGCTGCTGCGGCGGCTGCTGA